The DNA sequence GCACCGCATTCTCGGCGAACTGGTTGACCTGGGATATGTGAGTCGCGTTGAAAAAGGCGTCTATGAAATCACTCCCAAACTCAGAAGGCTCGCGTCCGGCGAACTGGAAGATCGACTGGTCGAAATCGCGGACCCCTGTCTGCGGGAGCTGCATACGGAGACGGGAGAGACCGTTAACCTGGGTGTCCTGCGGGGCACCAATGTTCGTTACCTGCGGGTGCTGGAGAGCACACATCCCCTGCGGCGGATTGTGGAGCCGGACAGTGTCGATCCCTTTTATTCAACTTCTCTGGGGCGGGCGATCACACTGCAACTCACCGATGCGGAATGGGAAGCGCTGATTAACCGCACGCGTCTGCTGGCACGAACCACAGAGACCGTGACCGATGTCAAACAGCTTCGCAAAATTCATCAGCAGGCCCAACAGGATGGCTACTCCGTCGAGCAGGATCAGAACGATGTCGGCGTAACCTGTATCGGTGCCCCCGTCTATCAGCAGGAAAACATCGTCGCCGCCATCAGCCTCAGCGTTCCCACCGCCCGCGCCGATGCGAAGGCCTTAAAGCGTTTCATTAAAGCCGTGCTGCGAACGGCCGAACAGATTTCTCAAAAACTCGATTTCAACAGATGAGCACACCATGAATAATCCGACCCCTGAAACAATTACGCTGGACATGATGCGGGAATCCCTCTATTCG is a window from the Gimesia benthica genome containing:
- a CDS encoding IclR family transcriptional regulator; protein product: MSYLKMERCIHYNETQWGMQADPCNLSAHSRDETPSNMPATKEASSLGKAFQVLEVLATAAGPRALLEIVQDLGLHKPTVHRILGELVDLGYVSRVEKGVYEITPKLRRLASGELEDRLVEIADPCLRELHTETGETVNLGVLRGTNVRYLRVLESTHPLRRIVEPDSVDPFYSTSLGRAITLQLTDAEWEALINRTRLLARTTETVTDVKQLRKIHQQAQQDGYSVEQDQNDVGVTCIGAPVYQQENIVAAISLSVPTARADAKALKRFIKAVLRTAEQISQKLDFNR